Proteins encoded in a region of the Streptomyces sp. NBC_00258 genome:
- a CDS encoding serine dehydratase beta chain, whose product MDTGRVALVGDSNTLLLADKYRIGFDSDADPVPHRRRSLPVHPNGMMSHAFVDGRALAKRIYYPVGGGFVVDEEDTGADRVVADTTRVRFPFGSAAEPLAHCGREDLAISDIMLADAQAWRPEAEVRAGLLHLWSIMQAVWSADRHREGALPGGLRAP is encoded by the coding sequence GTGGACACCGGCCGGGTCGCGCTGGTAGGCGACAGCAACACGCTGCTCTTGGCCGACAAGTACCGGATCGGCTTCGACAGCGATGCGGACCCGGTGCCGCACCGGCGCAGGTCCCTGCCCGTGCACCCCAACGGAATGATGTCGCACGCCTTCGTCGACGGCCGGGCGCTCGCCAAACGGATCTACTACCCCGTTGGTGGCGGCTTCGTTGTCGACGAGGAAGACACCGGCGCCGACCGTGTCGTCGCGGACACCACACGAGTACGGTTCCCCTTCGGCTCGGCAGCCGAACCGCTCGCGCACTGCGGGCGGGAAGACCTCGCCATCAGCGACATCATGCTCGCCGACGCGCAGGCATGGCGGCCCGAGGCCGAGGTGCGCGCAGGACTGCTGCACCTGTGGTCGATCATGCAGGCTGTGTGGAGCGCGGATCGCCACCGCGAGGGAGCGCTGCCGGGCGGCCTGCGGGCGCCCTGA
- a CDS encoding sarcosine oxidase subunit gamma, whose amino-acid sequence MAELIAASRTSPVAHLTERMRAATVTGARGVTLTEWPFLTMVNVRVNPASEAADRIEKALGAPLPPQCGHTSTSGPHTVLWLGPDEWLVLSQADATAVAAELREALGGDPGSVVDVSANRTTLELSGPAARQVLEKGCPLDLHPRAFGPGQAVSTTVGPVAVLLWQVDDTPTYRLLPRSSFADYLARWLIDAMSEYRRVEVP is encoded by the coding sequence ATGGCTGAGCTGATCGCCGCATCGCGTACCAGCCCCGTGGCGCATCTGACGGAACGGATGCGCGCCGCCACCGTCACCGGCGCCCGCGGCGTCACGCTGACCGAGTGGCCGTTCCTCACCATGGTGAACGTGCGCGTCAACCCCGCTTCCGAAGCGGCCGACCGTATCGAGAAGGCCCTGGGAGCGCCGCTCCCGCCGCAATGCGGCCACACCTCCACATCCGGACCCCACACGGTCCTGTGGCTTGGCCCCGACGAATGGCTCGTGCTGTCCCAGGCCGACGCGACCGCTGTGGCCGCCGAGTTGCGGGAGGCACTCGGCGGAGACCCGGGCTCCGTCGTGGACGTCTCGGCGAACCGCACCACGCTGGAGCTCAGCGGCCCGGCCGCCCGGCAGGTACTGGAGAAGGGCTGCCCGCTGGACCTACACCCCCGGGCCTTCGGCCCCGGCCAGGCCGTGTCGACCACGGTGGGACCCGTCGCGGTGCTGCTCTGGCAGGTCGACGACACACCGACGTACCGGCTCCTCCCACGCTCCTCGTTCGCCGACTACCTGGCTCGCTGGCTCATCGACGCCATGAGTGAGTACCGCCGAGTGGAGGTGCCCTGA
- a CDS encoding FAD-dependent monooxygenase, giving the protein MDSSTPPVLVIGNGPVGQTAALLLARWDIPVVLLDARPARDAIGSKAICQHRDVLDIWESVGAGAEIAAEGLTWGIARTFYQDSELFAIQLQDSGASPFPPFVNISQGRTEELLDRQIAAQPLIEVRWGHRVTSLEQDAREVRVGCVTDQGPVTLTGSFAVACPGARGQAVRDLLGVTFEGRTFGDQFLICDIRTDLPGWEHERRFYFDPAWNPGRQVLIHPCPDSTFRIDWQVPDGFDLAVEEAGGELDRRIRDVIGDRDYEIVWKSVYRFHARVANRMRVGRVLLAGDAAHLVAPFGARGLNSGVQDAENAAWKLAHVLNGWAPEQLLESYHLERHAAAVENLDVTANTMRFLIPQDEDDWRRRRDTLERARVDQAACAEVDSGRMAEPFWYVDSPLTTPDYRGPFPGRPPKGAVPAPAPGVLVPDVPVTVTGRPEVSRLRNLARSGVTVLVGDDALHVLADLEARAWARPVAVHAMSSLASNLGATLAARSQEVWVLRPDAHVAAVLDGSDAGAVWQAVDRALAVTATVLA; this is encoded by the coding sequence GTGGACAGTTCGACACCGCCGGTGCTCGTGATCGGCAACGGGCCGGTAGGCCAGACGGCGGCGCTCCTTCTCGCACGGTGGGATATCCCCGTTGTGCTGCTCGACGCCCGTCCGGCGCGAGACGCGATCGGCTCGAAGGCGATTTGCCAGCACCGCGACGTGCTCGACATCTGGGAGTCGGTCGGCGCCGGCGCGGAGATCGCCGCGGAGGGACTCACCTGGGGTATCGCGCGCACCTTTTACCAGGACAGCGAACTGTTCGCCATCCAGCTCCAGGATTCCGGTGCGTCGCCGTTCCCGCCGTTCGTGAACATCTCGCAGGGCCGGACCGAGGAGCTCCTCGACCGGCAGATCGCCGCTCAGCCGCTCATCGAGGTGCGTTGGGGACACCGGGTCACCTCACTGGAACAGGACGCGCGAGAGGTCCGCGTGGGCTGCGTGACCGACCAAGGGCCGGTCACGCTCACCGGGTCCTTCGCGGTGGCCTGCCCGGGAGCGCGCGGACAAGCGGTGCGCGACCTGCTCGGCGTCACCTTTGAGGGACGCACCTTCGGCGACCAGTTCCTCATCTGTGACATTCGCACCGACCTCCCCGGCTGGGAGCACGAGAGGCGGTTCTACTTCGACCCTGCGTGGAACCCAGGCCGACAAGTGTTGATCCACCCCTGCCCCGACTCGACCTTCCGGATCGACTGGCAGGTGCCCGACGGGTTCGACCTGGCAGTCGAGGAGGCAGGCGGCGAGCTCGACCGGCGCATTCGCGACGTCATCGGCGATCGCGACTACGAGATCGTGTGGAAGTCCGTCTACCGGTTCCACGCGCGCGTCGCGAACCGGATGCGTGTCGGCCGGGTACTGCTGGCCGGCGACGCGGCGCACCTGGTGGCACCTTTCGGTGCGCGCGGCCTCAACTCGGGCGTTCAGGACGCGGAGAACGCTGCCTGGAAGCTTGCCCACGTCCTGAACGGATGGGCACCCGAGCAGCTCCTCGAGAGCTATCACCTGGAACGCCACGCGGCGGCCGTGGAGAACCTCGACGTCACCGCGAACACCATGCGATTCCTGATCCCCCAGGACGAAGACGACTGGCGTCGGCGTCGTGACACGCTGGAGAGGGCACGCGTCGACCAGGCAGCCTGTGCCGAGGTCGATTCGGGCCGAATGGCCGAACCGTTCTGGTACGTCGACTCGCCCCTCACCACCCCTGACTACCGCGGCCCGTTTCCCGGAAGGCCTCCCAAGGGAGCGGTCCCGGCACCCGCGCCCGGCGTACTGGTGCCGGACGTCCCGGTCACCGTGACCGGGCGGCCCGAGGTGTCGCGTCTGCGCAACCTGGCCAGGTCCGGCGTCACCGTCCTGGTCGGCGACGACGCCCTCCATGTACTTGCCGATCTGGAGGCGCGGGCCTGGGCGCGGCCCGTGGCCGTGCATGCGATGTCATCGCTCGCGTCGAATCTCGGTGCGACCCTCGCCGCGCGCTCTCAGGAAGTGTGGGTGCTTCGGCCGGACGCGCACGTCGCCGCTGTCCTCGATGGCTCCGATGCCGGCGCCGTCTGGCAAGCGGTCGACCGTGCTCTCGCTGTCACAGCAACCGTCCTGGCCTGA
- a CDS encoding MBL fold metallo-hydrolase codes for MATKSFASSADTAAKEQTLEVLADGVYALTAEGDPNLGAIEGEDFLVCFEALATPTAAREWLEKLREHTDKPIRYLVLSHYHAVRVLGASAFDAEVIVAHEKTRELIAERGKQDWDSEYGRMPRLFKDPDSIPGLTWPTVTFSDRFTIDLGGDRGDLVLQYCGRGHTAGDIVAWLPQKKILFAGDLVEAQAALYTGDAFHREWASTTLDRLKALGAEQVVGGRGAVARGAEAVEAAIEQTRGFLDTMITEVGAVRERGGTLKEAFEATHAALAPKFGHWPIFEHCLPFDVARLWDELSGIDWPVIWTAERDRQVWDQLQG; via the coding sequence ATGGCCACCAAATCGTTTGCGTCGTCGGCGGACACTGCCGCCAAGGAGCAGACCCTGGAGGTCCTCGCCGACGGTGTGTACGCCCTGACGGCGGAGGGGGACCCGAACCTTGGTGCGATCGAGGGCGAGGACTTCCTCGTGTGCTTCGAAGCGCTCGCCACACCGACCGCCGCACGGGAGTGGCTGGAAAAGCTGCGGGAGCACACCGACAAGCCGATCCGCTACCTGGTGCTGTCGCACTATCACGCTGTCCGCGTGTTGGGTGCGAGCGCGTTCGACGCCGAGGTGATCGTGGCGCACGAGAAGACGCGGGAACTCATTGCGGAGCGCGGCAAGCAGGACTGGGATTCGGAGTACGGCCGGATGCCGCGGTTGTTCAAGGATCCCGACTCGATCCCTGGGCTGACCTGGCCAACCGTCACGTTCAGCGACCGCTTCACGATCGACCTCGGCGGTGACCGAGGAGACTTGGTGCTCCAGTACTGCGGTCGGGGGCACACCGCCGGCGACATCGTGGCCTGGCTCCCCCAGAAGAAGATCCTCTTCGCGGGTGATCTCGTCGAGGCCCAGGCGGCGCTCTACACCGGCGACGCGTTCCACCGGGAGTGGGCGTCCACGACGCTCGACCGGCTCAAGGCACTCGGCGCCGAACAGGTGGTCGGGGGCAGGGGTGCTGTCGCGCGGGGGGCCGAGGCCGTCGAGGCTGCCATCGAGCAGACGCGTGGTTTCCTCGACACGATGATTACCGAGGTCGGCGCCGTGCGGGAACGCGGGGGCACGCTCAAGGAGGCGTTCGAGGCGACCCATGCGGCGCTGGCTCCCAAGTTCGGACACTGGCCGATCTTCGAGCACTGCCTTCCGTTCGACGTGGCACGACTGTGGGACGAGCTCTCCGGCATCGACTGGCCTGTCATCTGGACCGCGGAACGCGACCGCCAGGTGTGGGACCAGTTGCAGGGCTGA
- a CDS encoding PDR/VanB family oxidoreductase, which translates to MPVHGAHDEVDLKLTVSRKVVLADGVIGLHLRGQEGEVLPGWAPGAHIDLQFGDDLVRQYSLCGDPRDETTWHVAILREPASRGGSAHAHERVTDGTQLTARGPRNHFDLVPASSYRFIAGGIGITPILPMIREAERRGVPWELLYGGRSRTSMAFLDDLAAFGERVRIRPQDETGLLDLVAFLGDPQPDTAVYCCGPEPLLQAVEKQCEQWPPGALHLERFAPKDLAEPVLHGAFEVELNQSGQIFTIPPERSILEVLHEAGIEVLASCKEGTCGTCETDVVEGEPDHRDSLLTPEEQASNETMMICVSRSKCARLVLDL; encoded by the coding sequence ATGCCCGTGCACGGCGCACACGACGAGGTGGACCTGAAGCTCACCGTGAGCCGCAAGGTGGTGCTCGCTGACGGCGTCATCGGACTCCATCTGCGCGGTCAGGAAGGTGAGGTCCTCCCTGGCTGGGCACCCGGCGCACATATCGACCTTCAGTTCGGCGACGATCTGGTCCGCCAGTACTCGCTGTGCGGAGACCCTCGCGACGAGACCACCTGGCACGTGGCGATCCTGCGCGAGCCGGCGAGCCGCGGTGGGTCCGCTCACGCACACGAGCGCGTCACGGACGGGACACAGCTCACGGCCCGCGGTCCTCGCAACCATTTCGACCTCGTGCCCGCGAGCAGCTACCGGTTCATCGCCGGAGGCATCGGCATCACACCGATCCTGCCAATGATCCGGGAAGCAGAACGGCGCGGCGTTCCGTGGGAATTGCTCTATGGAGGCCGGAGCCGCACGTCCATGGCGTTCCTCGACGACCTCGCCGCCTTCGGCGAGCGGGTGCGCATCCGACCGCAGGACGAGACGGGGCTTCTCGACCTCGTGGCGTTCCTCGGCGACCCTCAGCCGGATACAGCCGTCTATTGCTGCGGGCCCGAACCGCTGCTGCAGGCTGTGGAGAAGCAGTGCGAGCAATGGCCGCCTGGCGCGTTGCACCTGGAACGGTTCGCGCCCAAGGACCTGGCGGAGCCGGTGCTCCACGGAGCGTTCGAGGTCGAGCTGAACCAGTCCGGCCAGATCTTCACCATTCCGCCCGAGCGGTCCATCCTGGAGGTGTTGCATGAGGCGGGCATCGAGGTGCTGGCATCGTGCAAGGAAGGCACCTGCGGCACCTGCGAGACCGACGTGGTCGAAGGTGAACCCGATCACCGCGACTCCTTGCTCACACCCGAGGAACAGGCGTCGAACGAAACCATGATGATCTGCGTGTCGCGCTCCAAGTGCGCGCGCCTCGTGCTCGACCTCTGA
- a CDS encoding homogentisate 1,2-dioxygenase gives MAHYQSVGSVPSKRHTQHRDPDGNLYYEELMGEEGFSSDSSLLYHVGVPSAIIGAREWELPDLTTVANSPLTPRHLRLHDLFPGQGWKAVDAVTGRRLVLGNADVRISYAAAGETSPLYRNATGDECVYVEAGTGSVETVFGDLAVGPGDYVILPRATTHRWVPSGGVPLRLYVIEANSHIVPPKRYLSRHGQFLEHAPYCERDLRLPAHPQVVDEQDVEVYVKHRGTGPGGLAGTVHVVPRHPFDVVGWDGCLYPYAFNISDFEPITGRIHQPPPVHQVFEGHNFVICNFVPRKVDYHPEAVPVPYYHSNVDSDEVMFYVGGDYEARKGSGIDVGSVSLHPGGHSHGPQPGAVEMSLGIEFFDELAVMVDTFRPLELGEAGRITDDGVYAWSWSGRGARS, from the coding sequence ATGGCTCACTACCAGAGCGTCGGCAGCGTTCCGTCCAAGCGCCATACCCAGCACCGGGATCCGGACGGCAACCTCTACTACGAAGAGTTGATGGGAGAAGAGGGCTTTTCCTCGGACTCCTCGCTGCTCTACCACGTTGGTGTTCCGTCGGCCATCATCGGGGCGCGCGAGTGGGAACTGCCCGATCTGACGACGGTGGCGAACAGCCCGCTGACTCCGCGTCACCTCCGTCTGCACGACCTGTTCCCCGGCCAGGGGTGGAAGGCCGTGGATGCCGTCACCGGGCGGCGTCTGGTACTCGGGAACGCAGACGTGCGGATCAGCTACGCGGCGGCTGGCGAGACCTCGCCGCTGTACCGCAACGCAACGGGCGACGAGTGTGTGTACGTCGAGGCCGGGACGGGGTCGGTGGAGACCGTGTTCGGAGACCTGGCCGTCGGCCCGGGTGACTACGTCATCCTGCCGCGAGCCACGACGCACCGCTGGGTGCCGAGTGGTGGCGTCCCGCTCCGGCTGTACGTCATTGAGGCGAACAGCCACATTGTGCCTCCGAAGCGGTACCTCTCTCGGCATGGGCAGTTCCTCGAGCACGCGCCGTACTGCGAGCGCGATCTCCGTCTGCCGGCGCACCCGCAGGTGGTCGACGAGCAGGACGTTGAGGTGTACGTCAAGCATCGCGGCACCGGCCCGGGCGGGCTTGCCGGAACGGTGCACGTGGTGCCGCGGCACCCCTTCGACGTGGTCGGCTGGGACGGCTGCCTCTACCCCTACGCCTTCAACATCAGCGACTTCGAGCCGATCACGGGACGGATCCACCAGCCGCCTCCGGTGCACCAGGTCTTCGAGGGGCACAACTTCGTCATCTGCAACTTCGTCCCGCGCAAGGTCGACTACCACCCGGAGGCGGTGCCGGTGCCGTACTACCACTCCAACGTCGACTCCGACGAGGTGATGTTCTATGTGGGGGGCGACTACGAGGCGCGCAAGGGCAGCGGTATCGACGTCGGGTCGGTCTCGCTGCATCCGGGAGGCCACTCGCACGGCCCGCAGCCGGGCGCCGTAGAGATGAGTCTGGGAATTGAGTTCTTCGACGAGCTTGCCGTTATGGTCGACACCTTCCGTCCACTCGAACTCGGCGAGGCCGGTCGAATCACTGACGACGGCGTGTACGCATGGTCGTGGTCCGGCCGGGGGGCACGGTCGTGA
- a CDS encoding sarcosine oxidase subunit alpha family protein, with product MTDQHFRLRQGGRIDRDAVLRFTVDGRELTGHPGDTVASAMLANGLVEVAPSLYRSRPRGIVAAGVEEPNALLQIEGPHSEGMLPATTAELYDGLSATTLSGMGRLDPGSDPAVYDKKYVHTDVLVVGAGPAGLAAAAAAAGSGARVIVVDDQPESGGSLLSGRTEKVGERSALEWVAEIGAALDAAPEVVVLQRTTAFGSYDDNYLLALQRRTDHLGADAPEPSTGVSRQRLWHIRARQVILATGAHERPLVFAGNDRPGVMLAAAVRSYVNRYAVVPGSRAVVGTTNDSAYDTVADLHAAGIDIAAVVDARPELSHRAAEVAVATGARVLTGSAVVDTAGEGRLTGVTVQTLDAEGQLAGAPESFDCDLLAVSGGWSPVVHLHSQRQGRLRWDEDLVAFVPDGTVRDQQVVGAAHRTYGLDGCLAEGARAGARAATDAGFPVPVPTASHKEVRADVRALWLVPAPDGEPGGWDTHLVDLQRDVTVADVWRSTGAGMRGVEHVKRYTSLGTANDQGKTSGVNAIGVIAEALGAGASPGEIGTTAYRAPYTPMGFAALAGRERGDLFDPERTTSMHSWHVAHGAEFEDVGQWKRPWYYPRPGEDMDAAVARECRAAREGVAFMDASTLGKIEIWGSDAGEFLNRIYTNAFKKLKPGMARYGVMCKPDGMIFDDGVTLRLDENRYFMTTTTGGAAGVLDWLEEWLQTEWPELDVHCTSVTEQWSTIAVVGPQSREVVAHLAPEVDLSNEAFPFMAFCETTLASGIPARICRISFSGELAYEINVSAWYGLAVWEELDAIGRPYDITPYGTETMHVLRAEKGYIIVGQDTDGTVTPQDAGMSWVVSKQKDFVGKRSYARADTARTDRKQLVGLLPADRTTRLPEGTQLVAPDVPVTPETRPVPMLGHVTSSYHSPALGRPFALALVADGRARIGETLLAPVGENLVPVEVTDFVLYDPEGTKRNG from the coding sequence ATGACCGACCAGCACTTCCGGCTCCGACAAGGCGGCCGCATCGACCGCGACGCCGTACTGCGGTTCACCGTCGACGGGCGGGAACTCACCGGGCACCCCGGCGACACCGTCGCCTCGGCGATGCTGGCGAACGGCCTCGTAGAGGTCGCCCCGTCGCTCTACCGCAGTCGCCCGCGCGGCATCGTCGCCGCCGGCGTCGAGGAGCCCAACGCCCTGTTGCAGATCGAGGGTCCGCACTCGGAGGGCATGCTGCCCGCGACGACGGCGGAACTGTACGACGGCCTGTCCGCCACGACGCTGTCCGGGATGGGCCGGCTCGACCCGGGCTCCGACCCCGCCGTCTACGACAAGAAGTACGTCCACACCGACGTCCTGGTCGTCGGCGCCGGACCGGCCGGGCTGGCGGCCGCCGCCGCTGCCGCGGGTTCCGGCGCCCGCGTGATCGTCGTCGACGACCAGCCCGAGTCCGGCGGTTCGCTGCTCTCCGGGCGTACCGAGAAGGTCGGCGAGCGGAGCGCCCTGGAGTGGGTCGCCGAGATCGGCGCGGCACTCGACGCCGCACCCGAGGTCGTCGTACTGCAACGCACCACGGCATTCGGCTCGTACGACGACAACTACCTGCTGGCCCTCCAGCGGCGAACCGACCACCTCGGAGCCGATGCCCCCGAACCGTCCACGGGTGTCTCGCGCCAGCGGCTGTGGCACATCCGCGCTCGCCAGGTGATCCTGGCGACCGGCGCTCACGAGCGCCCGCTGGTCTTCGCCGGCAACGACCGCCCCGGCGTGATGCTCGCGGCGGCCGTGCGCTCGTACGTCAACCGGTACGCCGTGGTCCCGGGCTCGCGGGCCGTGGTGGGCACGACCAACGACAGTGCGTACGACACGGTCGCCGACCTGCACGCTGCGGGCATCGACATCGCCGCCGTCGTGGACGCCCGCCCCGAACTGTCCCACCGGGCCGCCGAGGTCGCCGTGGCGACGGGGGCGCGAGTGTTGACGGGCAGTGCGGTGGTCGACACCGCGGGCGAAGGCCGACTCACCGGTGTCACCGTCCAGACCCTCGACGCCGAAGGCCAACTCGCAGGCGCACCCGAGTCGTTCGACTGCGACCTGCTCGCCGTCTCGGGTGGCTGGAGCCCGGTGGTGCACCTGCACAGCCAGCGCCAGGGCCGGCTGCGCTGGGACGAGGACCTGGTCGCCTTCGTCCCCGACGGCACCGTCCGGGACCAGCAGGTCGTCGGTGCGGCCCACAGGACGTACGGCCTCGACGGCTGTCTGGCCGAAGGGGCACGGGCCGGTGCGCGGGCCGCGACGGACGCAGGGTTCCCGGTGCCGGTGCCCACGGCTTCGCACAAGGAGGTACGTGCCGATGTGCGCGCCCTCTGGCTGGTGCCCGCCCCCGACGGCGAACCCGGCGGCTGGGACACCCACCTGGTCGACCTGCAACGCGACGTCACCGTCGCCGACGTCTGGCGGTCCACCGGCGCCGGCATGCGCGGCGTGGAACACGTCAAGCGCTACACCTCGCTCGGCACGGCCAACGATCAGGGCAAGACGTCCGGCGTCAACGCCATCGGTGTGATCGCCGAGGCACTCGGCGCGGGCGCGTCTCCCGGGGAGATCGGCACCACGGCCTACCGGGCGCCCTATACGCCGATGGGCTTCGCAGCCCTCGCCGGTCGTGAGCGCGGTGACCTGTTCGATCCTGAGCGCACCACGTCCATGCACAGCTGGCATGTGGCGCACGGGGCGGAGTTCGAGGACGTCGGGCAGTGGAAGCGCCCCTGGTACTACCCCCGGCCCGGTGAGGACATGGACGCGGCCGTGGCCCGCGAGTGCCGTGCGGCCCGTGAGGGGGTGGCGTTCATGGACGCATCCACCCTCGGCAAGATCGAGATCTGGGGCTCCGACGCGGGCGAGTTCCTCAACCGCATCTACACCAACGCCTTCAAGAAGCTCAAGCCCGGCATGGCCCGCTACGGCGTCATGTGCAAGCCCGACGGCATGATCTTCGACGACGGTGTGACCCTGCGCCTCGACGAGAACCGCTACTTCATGACCACCACGACCGGCGGCGCGGCCGGGGTGCTGGACTGGCTGGAGGAGTGGCTGCAGACCGAGTGGCCCGAACTCGACGTCCACTGCACCTCGGTCACCGAACAGTGGTCGACCATCGCGGTCGTCGGTCCCCAGTCACGCGAGGTCGTCGCCCATCTGGCCCCCGAGGTCGACCTGTCGAACGAGGCTTTCCCGTTCATGGCCTTCTGCGAGACCACCCTGGCCTCCGGCATCCCCGCCCGCATCTGCCGGATCTCCTTCTCCGGCGAACTCGCCTACGAGATCAACGTCTCCGCGTGGTACGGCCTGGCGGTCTGGGAGGAACTGGACGCGATTGGCCGGCCGTACGACATCACCCCGTACGGCACCGAGACGATGCACGTCCTGCGCGCCGAGAAGGGGTACATCATCGTCGGCCAGGACACCGACGGCACCGTCACCCCGCAGGACGCGGGCATGTCCTGGGTGGTGTCGAAGCAGAAGGACTTCGTCGGCAAGCGGTCCTACGCCCGCGCCGACACCGCCCGCACCGACCGCAAGCAGCTGGTCGGCCTGCTGCCGGCCGACCGCACGACCCGGCTGCCCGAGGGCACCCAGCTCGTCGCACCCGACGTACCCGTCACCCCCGAGACCCGGCCGGTGCCGATGCTCGGCCACGTCACCTCCAGCTACCACAGCCCGGCCCTCGGCCGCCCCTTCGCCCTCGCCCTGGTCGCCGACGGGCGGGCAAGGATCGGCGAGACCCTGCTCGCCCCGGTGGGCGAGAACCTGGTGCCCGTCGAGGTGACCGACTTCGTCCTCTACGACCCCGAAGGGACCAAGCGAAATGGCTGA
- a CDS encoding serine dehydratase beta chain has protein sequence MALSAFDLYSVCIGSSSSHPAGPMRAAPRFVGLPDEEGLLPSGSRVRAELFGSLGATGHGHGSDKAVVLVLRTRTPSPWTPAGSRW, from the coding sequence ATGGCATTGAGCGCGTTCGATCTGTACTCGGTCTGCATCGGCTCTTCCTCCTCTCACCCGGCGGGTCCGATGAGGGCGGCCCCACGCTTCGTCGGGCTCCCGGACGAGGAGGGCCTTCTGCCCTCCGGCAGCCGCGTGCGGGCCGAACTGTTCGGGTCGCTCGGCGCGACCGGCCACGGTCATGGCTCGGACAAGGCGGTCGTGCTCGTTTTGAGGACGAGGACCCCGTCACCGTGGACACCGGCCGGGTCGCGCTGGTAG